From the genome of Mycobacterium dioxanotrophicus, one region includes:
- a CDS encoding DUF6307 family protein gives MNAPKTFRTPYEKRVELVKQTLITSAILDDDSAGKLAVQVLRALDSIPEKIR, from the coding sequence ATGAACGCCCCCAAGACGTTTCGCACGCCCTACGAAAAGCGCGTTGAACTCGTCAAACAAACACTGATCACATCGGCGATACTCGACGACGATAGTGCTGGCAAGCTCGCCGTCCAGGTGCTACGTGCGCTGGACTCAATTCCTGAGAAGATCCGCTAG
- a CDS encoding bestrophin-like domain yields MGDLGIVGAWLLLAGVVIVAIGVAVGSVLLARRIVDTDPQHNSVLSPFLTVVGLVYGALLGFTVVVGWQQYLTAETNVSNEAATLTTLYRQTVAMPQPEQSQAREQLRNYAAATQGPEWGKAEFGDITNNGRAALTQLYRIVGTQTSGAAAPPINQPFLGELTNLASDRSARILDAQRRVPRLLWCALIFGGLVLITLTSFMRLSNDRYHMLLVSTVTVLLALLLYVIFSLDHPFGPAGVTPQPFSHAVEVFDLVDRGS; encoded by the coding sequence ATGGGTGATCTCGGCATCGTCGGCGCCTGGCTCCTGTTGGCCGGTGTCGTCATCGTGGCAATCGGCGTCGCGGTCGGCAGCGTGCTGCTGGCTCGCCGCATCGTGGACACGGATCCACAGCACAACTCGGTGCTCTCGCCATTCCTCACCGTCGTGGGCCTCGTATACGGAGCCCTGCTGGGCTTCACCGTCGTCGTCGGCTGGCAGCAGTACCTCACCGCCGAGACCAACGTTTCCAACGAAGCAGCGACCCTGACAACGCTGTACCGCCAAACCGTCGCGATGCCACAACCCGAACAATCTCAGGCACGTGAGCAGCTCCGCAACTACGCCGCGGCCACGCAGGGACCCGAATGGGGCAAGGCCGAATTCGGCGACATCACCAACAACGGCCGTGCCGCACTGACCCAGCTGTACCGCATCGTCGGCACCCAAACATCCGGCGCCGCAGCGCCTCCGATCAACCAGCCGTTCCTCGGCGAGTTGACCAATCTGGCATCCGACCGCAGCGCCCGCATCCTCGACGCCCAGCGCCGCGTCCCACGACTCCTGTGGTGCGCCTTGATCTTCGGCGGCCTCGTGTTGATCACGTTGACCAGCTTCATGCGGCTGTCGAACGACCGCTACCACATGCTCCTGGTCAGCACCGTGACCGTGCTACTGGCACTGCTGCTCTACGTCATCTTCTCCCTCGACCACCCGTTCGGCCCGGCCGGCGTGACGCCGCAGCCGTTTTCGCACGCGGTCGAGGTGTTCGACCTCGTCGACCGCGGAAGCTGA
- a CDS encoding AraC family transcriptional regulator: MAVIRGTALTNFHQLVTELGGNSRTFVAAAHIPYDDVGRHDRFISLPNGAGMLEDTAAALDTPDFGRRLALRQGIEILGPVGLAGRNAGTVAEAFLIFDKFMAAYGPSITARVTTHLDPELRRFEFEYLLDPSPPQAQAIELSLGVTLRVLRLFLGADYRPVAVHLPHPALTPADDYQSYFGCPPSFGEPVAGFTLRTSDLQRPLPTDHVAHQTAVDYLAQVIGEFGPATSQLVRTLVRQLLPTGAVGLADIARHIGVHPKTLQRRLAAEKATFGDLVDQVRRETAQRLLLDTDLSLDQLCRQLGYAEQSVLTRSCKRWFDMTPTAYRNTRVSSSRRRPLEQQH, translated from the coding sequence ATGGCTGTGATTCGTGGGACCGCGCTCACGAACTTTCATCAGCTTGTTACCGAACTGGGCGGAAACAGTCGCACTTTCGTAGCCGCCGCGCACATTCCCTACGACGATGTCGGTCGCCACGACCGGTTCATCTCGCTACCCAACGGGGCCGGGATGCTCGAAGATACTGCCGCCGCCCTCGACACCCCTGATTTCGGGCGGCGGTTGGCGCTCCGCCAAGGCATCGAGATTCTCGGGCCGGTCGGGCTCGCGGGACGCAACGCGGGGACTGTCGCCGAGGCCTTCCTGATTTTCGACAAGTTCATGGCGGCCTACGGCCCGTCGATCACCGCACGGGTGACCACGCACCTCGACCCGGAACTGCGGCGTTTCGAGTTCGAATACCTGCTCGACCCATCACCGCCGCAAGCGCAGGCCATCGAACTCTCGTTGGGAGTCACCCTGCGGGTCCTTCGCCTGTTCCTCGGCGCGGACTACCGGCCCGTCGCGGTGCATCTGCCGCATCCTGCGCTGACGCCTGCCGATGACTACCAGAGCTATTTCGGCTGTCCGCCGAGCTTCGGCGAACCGGTCGCGGGGTTCACGCTGCGCACGTCCGACCTGCAACGCCCTCTTCCGACCGATCACGTGGCCCACCAGACCGCGGTCGACTACCTCGCCCAGGTCATCGGCGAGTTCGGTCCGGCCACCAGCCAGTTGGTGCGCACCCTGGTGCGGCAATTACTGCCGACCGGCGCGGTCGGGCTGGCCGACATCGCCCGCCACATCGGGGTTCACCCCAAAACCCTGCAGCGGCGGCTGGCCGCCGAGAAGGCGACGTTCGGCGATCTCGTCGACCAGGTGCGCCGCGAGACCGCTCAGCGTCTTCTGCTCGATACCGACCTCAGCCTCGATCAGTTGTGCCGGCAGCTGGGCTACGCCGAGCAGAGTGTGCTCACCCGGTCGTGCAAACGCTGGTTCGATATGACGCCCACCGCCTATCGCAACACGCGGGTGTCGTCGTCACGACGACGGCCGCTTGAGCAGCAGCACTGA
- a CDS encoding DUF6131 family protein — translation MIVFGIILIVLGLLLPSLVPTFAFAHVVLVIGVILLVVGLLLMLMGRMGHAVGGRRHYY, via the coding sequence ATGATTGTTTTCGGAATCATCCTCATCGTCCTGGGGCTCCTGCTCCCCAGCCTGGTCCCGACGTTCGCGTTCGCGCATGTCGTCTTGGTCATCGGAGTCATACTGCTCGTCGTCGGTCTACTCCTGATGCTCATGGGACGGATGGGCCACGCCGTCGGCGGCCGCCGACACTATTACTGA
- a CDS encoding response regulator transcription factor, with translation MKVLIVEDEQRLAGALCRGLQAEGYVVVHASTGTEGLSEATAHEYDAVILDIMLPGLDGYEMLRRMRAQQVWTPVLVLTAKDEDDAQVKAFDLGADDYLTKPFSFIILVARLRALIRRGAPRRPVVLTAGSLSLDPARRIVERESTAIDLTPREYGLLEFLMRNKDAVVTKSEIRQNVWANQTGGDNTVEIYIGYLRRKIDLPFGTNTIQTVRGFGYRINSPASAHSGSPMLDAVL, from the coding sequence ATGAAGGTCCTGATCGTCGAGGACGAGCAAAGGCTCGCCGGTGCCTTGTGCAGAGGCCTGCAAGCCGAGGGTTACGTCGTGGTGCACGCGAGCACCGGGACCGAGGGGCTGAGTGAGGCGACGGCCCACGAATACGACGCCGTCATCCTCGACATCATGCTGCCCGGCCTCGACGGCTACGAGATGCTGCGGCGCATGCGCGCGCAGCAGGTGTGGACGCCGGTTCTGGTACTGACGGCCAAGGACGAGGACGACGCTCAGGTCAAGGCCTTCGACCTGGGTGCCGACGACTACCTGACAAAGCCGTTCTCGTTCATCATTCTGGTGGCGCGCCTGCGGGCACTGATCCGTCGTGGTGCGCCACGCCGACCCGTGGTCCTGACTGCGGGCAGCCTGTCACTCGATCCGGCGCGACGGATAGTCGAACGCGAATCCACGGCGATCGACCTGACACCGCGCGAATACGGTCTGCTCGAGTTCCTGATGCGCAACAAGGATGCCGTCGTCACCAAATCGGAGATCCGGCAGAACGTCTGGGCCAACCAGACCGGTGGCGACAACACCGTTGAGATCTACATCGGATACCTGCGCCGCAAGATCGACCTTCCGTTCGGCACCAACACCATTCAGACGGTCCGCGGCTTCGGTTACCGCATCAACTCTCCCGCCTCGGCACACAGCGGCTCACCGATGCTCGACGCTGTGCTGTGA
- a CDS encoding DUF5994 family protein — protein MTQQQTRTTSQNATAPARTPRLRLKPTAPHSGYVDGAWWPHTDDLSAELPDLLAVLSERLGRIDRVLYKLNTWDKAPRKLVTGGRAVRLDGYRLQAINTIEVLGLDGDRDRLVLLVIAPNTDADNAHTIMTTAAQPGNAATTDSLLMISPRDRDRRIQASIAQERWESEGGTTAPAKLAPVPG, from the coding sequence ATGACGCAACAGCAGACTCGCACAACCTCTCAGAACGCCACCGCGCCGGCTCGCACTCCGCGGTTGCGGTTGAAACCCACGGCACCGCATAGCGGATACGTCGACGGGGCGTGGTGGCCGCACACCGATGATCTCAGCGCAGAGTTGCCAGACCTGTTGGCGGTGCTCTCGGAACGGCTGGGCCGCATTGACCGGGTGCTGTACAAGCTCAACACATGGGACAAAGCGCCACGGAAGCTCGTCACCGGCGGCCGTGCGGTACGTCTGGACGGATACCGACTCCAAGCGATCAACACCATTGAAGTTCTCGGGCTCGACGGTGACCGGGACCGGCTTGTGCTGCTGGTGATTGCGCCAAATACCGACGCTGACAACGCCCATACCATCATGACGACCGCAGCCCAACCCGGCAACGCCGCCACCACCGACAGTCTCCTGATGATCAGCCCCCGAGATCGCGACAGGCGCATCCAGGCGTCCATTGCTCAAGAGCGCTGGGAATCGGAAGGGGGCACAACAGCTCCGGCAAAGCTGGCGCCGGTCCCCGGCTGA
- a CDS encoding FAD-binding domain, translating into MKVAISGAGIAGPTLAYWLCRSGHEPSLIERSPQLRTGGYVIDFWGEGYDIAERMGLAAQLDATGYQVGEVRLVDTRGRRVGGFPTDGFHRVLGGRFTSLPRGDLAAMIYGTVADDVETVFGDSITAIHPDDSGVQVELQNGGSRRFDLVIGAGGLHSPVRRLAFGPDATFERDLGYRVAAFETRGYRPRDELVYVSYGLPGRMASRFAMRDDRTMFLFICTTDQLNGTDPAGMDEVKSLLHNVFGDAGWECPQILEALDRAEDVYFDRVSQIWMDRWSKGRVMLIGDAAAAVSLLAGEGTGLAMLEAYLLAGELHRAGTDFRAAFDRHQRMLRPFIERKQRAAQRFASAFAPRTAPGVWARNRMSKMLSQRHVGDWLIRRQLRDDFPLPHYAF; encoded by the coding sequence ATGAAAGTCGCGATCAGTGGAGCAGGCATCGCCGGCCCGACGTTGGCCTACTGGCTGTGCCGGAGTGGACACGAACCGAGCCTGATCGAGCGCTCACCACAGCTGCGCACCGGCGGCTATGTCATCGACTTCTGGGGTGAGGGATACGACATCGCCGAGCGCATGGGCCTGGCCGCCCAACTCGACGCGACGGGCTACCAGGTCGGCGAGGTGCGACTGGTCGACACCCGCGGACGTAGGGTCGGCGGATTCCCGACCGATGGCTTCCACCGGGTGCTGGGCGGCAGATTCACCAGCCTGCCCCGCGGAGATCTGGCGGCGATGATCTACGGCACCGTCGCCGACGACGTGGAAACGGTGTTCGGCGACAGCATCACCGCGATCCACCCCGACGATTCCGGCGTGCAGGTCGAACTCCAGAACGGCGGGTCCCGCCGGTTCGACCTGGTGATCGGCGCCGGCGGGTTGCATTCCCCGGTGCGACGCCTCGCGTTCGGCCCGGATGCGACGTTCGAGCGAGATCTCGGCTACCGCGTCGCCGCCTTCGAGACCCGCGGGTATCGACCGCGCGACGAGCTCGTCTACGTGTCCTACGGTCTGCCGGGACGCATGGCGAGTCGGTTCGCGATGCGTGACGACCGCACGATGTTCTTGTTCATCTGCACCACCGACCAGCTGAACGGCACCGACCCGGCCGGAATGGACGAGGTGAAATCGTTGCTGCACAACGTGTTCGGCGATGCCGGCTGGGAATGTCCGCAGATCCTCGAGGCGCTGGACCGCGCCGAGGACGTCTATTTCGACCGGGTGAGCCAGATCTGGATGGACCGCTGGTCGAAGGGCCGGGTCATGCTGATCGGCGATGCCGCGGCCGCGGTGTCGCTGTTGGCCGGCGAGGGTACCGGGCTGGCGATGCTCGAGGCGTACCTGCTTGCCGGCGAATTGCACCGTGCGGGTACCGATTTCCGCGCCGCCTTCGACCGCCACCAACGGATGCTGCGGCCGTTCATCGAACGCAAGCAACGAGCCGCGCAACGATTCGCATCCGCCTTCGCACCGCGAACAGCGCCGGGCGTATGGGCGCGCAATCGGATGAGCAAGATGCTCTCGCAGCGGCATGTCGGCGACTGGCTGATCCGACGGCAGTTGCGCGACGACTTTCCGCTGCCGCACTACGCCTTCTGA
- a CDS encoding TetR/AcrR family transcriptional regulator, producing the protein MVQSPAGPSGAQGNAPSTDLTVNGQNGPITRAAVLAGALDIIDRHGVDALSMRRLGQAVGRDPMAIYRHVPNKAAVLDGVVEIVFEQLCVDTTTADWVAALRRLGHDFRDLARAHPHVVPLLVTRPLSTPLGMRPPGILRHLEEVLALLTRCGFTGRDALRVYRALFGFLYGHVLTELQEIVERPEEIDHVLRLGLHRLPIGEFPHVRDLAPDWAAYDGRAELDRGLDILLSGLATRLGVPDAPSVPAPEPP; encoded by the coding sequence ATGGTTCAATCGCCAGCCGGTCCGTCAGGCGCGCAGGGCAATGCCCCGAGTACCGACCTCACCGTGAACGGCCAGAACGGGCCGATCACTCGCGCAGCGGTCCTGGCCGGCGCGTTGGACATCATTGACCGACATGGCGTTGACGCGCTGTCGATGCGCCGCCTCGGGCAGGCGGTGGGACGTGATCCGATGGCGATCTACAGGCACGTCCCGAACAAGGCGGCCGTCCTCGACGGGGTGGTCGAGATAGTCTTCGAACAACTCTGCGTGGACACCACAACGGCGGACTGGGTCGCCGCCTTGCGCCGACTGGGCCACGATTTCCGCGACCTGGCACGCGCGCACCCCCACGTGGTTCCGCTGCTGGTCACCCGCCCCCTGTCGACACCGCTGGGGATGCGCCCGCCCGGAATACTGCGGCATCTCGAAGAGGTTCTCGCACTGTTGACCCGGTGCGGCTTCACCGGCCGCGACGCACTGCGCGTCTATCGGGCGTTGTTTGGGTTTTTGTACGGCCATGTGCTCACCGAGCTGCAGGAGATCGTCGAGCGCCCCGAGGAAATCGATCACGTGTTGCGGCTCGGGCTGCACCGGTTGCCGATCGGCGAATTCCCGCACGTGCGTGACCTCGCACCGGACTGGGCCGCCTACGACGGGCGGGCCGAACTCGACCGCGGACTCGACATTCTGCTCAGCGGACTGGCGACCCGACTCGGCGTGCCCGACGCACCGTCCGTGCCCGCACCAGAACCGCCATAA
- a CDS encoding fatty acid desaturase family protein has translation MAITDVAEYAHLSEADLHALGAALDAIRRDTENSRGARDRAYILRAIALQRCLEVAARLIIAASRSKTGCALGTAALATAKSIENMELGHNICHGQWDWMNDPEIHSSTWEWDMAGVSSQWRYAHNYRHHVFTNIIGIDDDLGYGIMRVTPDQQWRVSNLLQPLRNIVLALMFEWGIALQGWESQTRHAATDTDKSALTRALATKIARQASKDYLIFPALSLRRWRRTLAANTVANLLRNVWAYVAICCGHFADGTQKFTPTALKNETKPEWYLRQMLGTANFRAGPVLAFLSGNLCYQIEHHLFPDLPSNRYAQIAPQIRALCARFNIPYTTGPLTRQYLRTLRTITTLALPNRVPAQPIAKLSELTYRCDPLWWTQGKAACAV, from the coding sequence ATGGCAATAACAGACGTAGCCGAATACGCCCACCTCAGCGAGGCAGACCTGCACGCGCTCGGGGCGGCCCTGGACGCCATCCGGCGCGACACCGAGAATTCACGCGGCGCCCGCGACAGGGCATACATCCTGCGCGCCATCGCCCTTCAGCGGTGCCTGGAGGTCGCCGCACGGCTGATCATCGCCGCCAGCCGCAGCAAGACGGGCTGTGCACTGGGCACCGCGGCGCTTGCCACCGCCAAGAGCATCGAGAACATGGAACTCGGCCACAACATCTGCCACGGTCAATGGGATTGGATGAACGACCCCGAGATCCACTCCAGCACCTGGGAGTGGGACATGGCCGGCGTGTCCTCGCAGTGGCGCTACGCCCACAATTACCGCCACCACGTCTTCACCAACATCATCGGCATCGACGACGACCTCGGATACGGCATCATGCGGGTCACCCCCGACCAACAGTGGCGGGTGAGCAATCTGTTGCAGCCGCTACGAAACATCGTGCTGGCCCTCATGTTCGAATGGGGTATCGCACTGCAGGGCTGGGAGTCTCAGACCAGACACGCGGCCACCGATACCGACAAGAGCGCCCTCACCCGAGCACTGGCCACCAAGATCGCCCGCCAAGCCAGCAAGGACTATCTGATCTTTCCTGCACTGAGTCTTCGCCGATGGCGCCGCACCCTCGCCGCGAACACGGTCGCCAACCTGCTCCGCAACGTGTGGGCCTACGTGGCCATCTGCTGCGGGCACTTCGCCGACGGCACACAGAAATTCACTCCTACCGCCCTGAAGAACGAGACCAAACCCGAATGGTATCTACGACAAATGCTGGGCACCGCGAACTTCCGCGCCGGACCGGTACTGGCATTCCTCAGCGGCAACCTCTGCTACCAGATCGAGCACCACCTGTTCCCCGACCTTCCCAGCAACCGCTACGCCCAGATCGCCCCACAAATTCGGGCCCTGTGCGCACGCTTCAACATCCCTTACACCACCGGTCCCCTTACCCGCCAGTACCTCCGCACCCTACGCACCATCACCACGCTCGCACTCCCGAATCGCGTTCCCGCGCAACCGATTGCGAAACTGTCCGAACTCACCTATCGGTGTGACCCGCTTTGGTGGACACAGGGTAAGGCGGCTTGTGCCGTCTGA
- a CDS encoding CsbD family protein, giving the protein MSVGKKIAHKAEAAKGAVKKLIGRATGNTRLRAEGRADQFKGNAKQAGAKVKDAFKH; this is encoded by the coding sequence ATGAGCGTCGGTAAAAAGATCGCCCACAAAGCCGAAGCCGCCAAGGGTGCGGTAAAAAAACTCATCGGCCGCGCCACCGGCAATACGCGCCTGCGTGCTGAAGGGCGTGCCGATCAATTCAAGGGCAACGCCAAACAGGCAGGCGCCAAGGTCAAAGACGCCTTTAAACACTGA
- a CDS encoding DHA2 family efflux MFS transporter permease subunit: MTTGPSTGTTTTRPRAQSSANVIIGLLVGSAFVMILNETIMSVALPALIVDLNIAASTAQWLTSGFLLTMAVVIPMSGSLLQRFPVRGIYLASMTLFCAGTLVAALAPGFAVLLAGRIVQACGTAVMMPLLMTTVMTLIPADRRGQMMGTISIVIAVAPAIGPTLSGFILGSLDWRWMFWIVLPIALVALTAGLTWLRVDDERQEPTPIDAISVPLSAIAFAGLVFGLSLLGESAHGRQGVPAWLPMTVGAVAMVLFGARQVQLQRRDRAFLDLRPFTYRRFSVSLGLVILGFMGLFGAIIMVPLYVQDVLRQSALVAGLATLPGGLLMGLAGPLVGRAYDRHGARVLVVPGSLMLCASLWGFTTLSAVSPVWQLVVLQTIMMVGLSMMFTPLMTDALGVLPDRFYSHGSAILTTLQQVAGAAGTALFVTVMTKASQSGGAPDLPGVHAAFTVAAMISVIAVVAAFFTAARPSPAGGTPTH; encoded by the coding sequence ATGACGACGGGCCCGAGCACCGGGACGACCACGACGCGACCGCGTGCCCAGTCGAGCGCGAACGTCATCATCGGGCTGCTCGTCGGCTCCGCGTTCGTGATGATCCTCAACGAGACGATCATGAGCGTCGCGTTGCCCGCCCTGATCGTCGACCTGAATATCGCTGCCAGCACGGCGCAATGGCTCACCAGCGGCTTCCTGCTGACCATGGCCGTCGTCATCCCCATGTCGGGATCGCTGCTGCAGCGCTTCCCGGTGCGGGGGATCTACCTGGCGTCGATGACGCTGTTCTGTGCCGGCACGCTGGTGGCCGCCCTGGCGCCCGGTTTCGCGGTCCTGCTGGCAGGACGGATCGTGCAGGCCTGCGGTACCGCCGTGATGATGCCGTTGCTGATGACGACGGTCATGACCTTGATTCCGGCCGACCGGCGCGGGCAGATGATGGGCACCATCTCGATCGTCATCGCGGTCGCGCCGGCAATCGGTCCTACGCTCTCGGGTTTCATCCTGGGCTCACTCGACTGGCGCTGGATGTTCTGGATCGTGCTGCCCATCGCGTTGGTCGCGCTGACGGCGGGTCTCACGTGGCTGCGGGTCGACGATGAGCGGCAGGAACCGACCCCGATCGATGCGATCTCCGTGCCGTTGTCCGCGATCGCGTTCGCGGGCTTGGTGTTCGGGCTCTCGCTGCTCGGTGAATCCGCCCATGGTCGCCAAGGGGTACCGGCGTGGTTGCCGATGACGGTCGGTGCGGTGGCGATGGTGCTCTTCGGTGCCCGGCAGGTGCAGTTGCAGCGCCGCGACCGCGCATTTCTGGATCTGCGGCCGTTCACCTACCGGCGGTTCTCGGTGTCGCTGGGTCTGGTGATCCTCGGCTTCATGGGGTTGTTCGGCGCGATCATCATGGTGCCGCTCTACGTACAGGATGTGTTGCGACAGAGTGCGTTGGTAGCCGGTTTGGCGACGCTGCCGGGCGGGTTGCTGATGGGACTGGCGGGCCCGCTGGTGGGACGGGCCTACGACCGCCACGGCGCCCGGGTGCTTGTGGTGCCGGGATCGCTGATGCTGTGTGCGTCGCTGTGGGGGTTCACCACGCTCTCGGCGGTATCACCGGTCTGGCAGCTGGTCGTCCTCCAGACGATCATGATGGTCGGGCTGTCGATGATGTTCACGCCGTTGATGACGGACGCGCTCGGGGTCCTGCCCGACCGGTTCTACTCGCACGGCAGCGCCATCCTCACCACACTGCAGCAGGTCGCGGGCGCGGCGGGGACCGCGTTGTTCGTCACGGTCATGACCAAGGCGTCGCAGTCGGGCGGGGCGCCGGATTTGCCTGGTGTGCACGCGGCGTTCACGGTCGCCGCGATGATCAGCGTCATCGCCGTCGTCGCGGCGTTCTTCACCGCGGCTCGGCCCAGCCCGGCGGGCGGTACCCCGACGCACTGA
- a CDS encoding TetR/AcrR family transcriptional regulator gives MGIEVPYEATGRRRQKARTRTALVAATRELLAQGLLPTVEDAAHAADISRTTAYRYFPNQRCLLAAVHPEIDATSLLPDPAPDDPHRRLDLVMRESVRITTTWEPELRTSLRLSLEPGNAELPVLRRGHAVAWIEDALAPLRSTHPHVDIHRLAIAIRAATGIESFVWLVDVAGVTRQDAAEMLCGTAQAILSSALAASGGMFRGAGSS, from the coding sequence ATGGGCATCGAAGTACCATATGAGGCGACAGGTAGACGTCGCCAGAAGGCGCGCACCCGTACCGCACTCGTCGCGGCGACTCGGGAACTGCTCGCGCAAGGTCTGCTGCCCACGGTCGAAGACGCCGCTCACGCTGCCGACATTTCCCGGACCACCGCCTATCGCTATTTCCCCAACCAGCGCTGCCTGCTGGCCGCGGTGCACCCGGAGATCGACGCCACCTCGCTGCTGCCCGACCCTGCGCCCGACGACCCGCACCGCCGGTTGGACCTTGTCATGCGGGAATCCGTGCGCATCACGACGACGTGGGAACCCGAACTGCGGACCTCGCTGCGTCTGTCCCTCGAACCCGGCAACGCGGAGCTGCCCGTGCTACGCCGCGGCCACGCAGTCGCCTGGATCGAGGACGCGCTGGCCCCGCTGCGGTCGACTCATCCCCATGTCGACATCCACCGGTTGGCCATCGCGATCCGTGCGGCCACCGGCATCGAATCGTTCGTCTGGCTCGTTGACGTGGCCGGCGTAACTCGCCAGGATGCCGCTGAAATGCTGTGTGGGACAGCGCAAGCGATTCTGAGCAGCGCCCTGGCCGCGTCCGGGGGAATGTTTCGGGGCGCCGGCTCGTCGTAG
- a CDS encoding site-specific integrase — MSGEAWWQVFWAESGCWWGNFAADPVVQGVPGLAEVVRRNGTRAGQPFLVRSDGVYPVTVNAFLASARMRGCAEGTRRKYAIQLSIWLGFLDAVGCCWSDATADQVGAFKFWRINDERNPCRVTGGTFRGGLVAINAFYEWAERRYGVMNPVERVAVPVAGGRRQVDSYRAAPRVGRDRDVKWLDPGGFTRWRDVGLCGLDLSGRELSWWRGRSPQRDCAFVGGLYGTGLRLTEWASMLVLELPFDASDRAFVTGQLAAACAKGGVRRKYWMPYPALSAVLSYGEGERAAAVRRAQAVGRYDGVADRLVVRRQLGGRRIEVVDVLGRSSAVSLDALSPQVRRRLFRETASGLEPVALWLNTDGAPRVPHGWQHTFVGANARVARAGLVGLTATAHMLRHSFALRWFSVGRLLYEKRFAHLDLEEMRDFRAQFGDTWFFVMTLLGHRSVATTMNVYLEPFRDLDVELLIAHAHGAAMSGLLAEMFAAHPLVRTDPVGASQR; from the coding sequence GTGTCAGGGGAGGCGTGGTGGCAGGTATTTTGGGCCGAATCTGGTTGTTGGTGGGGTAATTTCGCCGCTGATCCTGTTGTGCAGGGTGTGCCGGGCCTGGCGGAGGTGGTGCGCCGGAACGGTACTCGTGCTGGTCAGCCGTTTTTGGTGCGGTCCGATGGGGTGTATCCGGTTACGGTGAATGCCTTCTTGGCGTCTGCGCGGATGCGAGGTTGCGCGGAGGGTACTCGGCGCAAGTATGCGATTCAGTTGTCGATTTGGCTGGGTTTCCTTGATGCGGTGGGGTGTTGCTGGTCAGATGCGACGGCCGATCAGGTTGGCGCGTTCAAGTTCTGGCGGATCAACGATGAGCGCAATCCTTGTCGAGTGACGGGTGGGACGTTCCGTGGCGGTTTGGTGGCGATCAATGCGTTCTACGAGTGGGCTGAGCGCCGTTATGGGGTGATGAATCCGGTCGAGCGTGTTGCGGTGCCTGTGGCCGGCGGCCGGCGTCAGGTCGACAGTTACCGTGCAGCTCCGCGGGTGGGGCGTGATCGCGACGTGAAGTGGCTGGATCCGGGAGGTTTCACGAGGTGGCGGGATGTCGGTTTGTGCGGGTTGGATCTGTCGGGGCGGGAGCTTTCGTGGTGGAGGGGGCGCAGTCCGCAGCGTGATTGCGCGTTCGTCGGTGGCCTGTATGGGACGGGTCTGCGGCTGACTGAGTGGGCCAGCATGTTGGTGCTGGAATTGCCGTTCGACGCGTCAGATCGTGCCTTTGTGACAGGTCAGTTGGCGGCGGCTTGTGCGAAAGGTGGTGTGCGGCGCAAGTATTGGATGCCGTATCCGGCTCTGAGTGCGGTGTTGTCCTATGGTGAGGGCGAGCGTGCTGCGGCGGTTCGGCGCGCGCAAGCAGTGGGACGCTATGACGGTGTGGCTGATCGGTTGGTTGTGCGGCGGCAACTTGGGGGTCGGCGCATCGAGGTCGTCGACGTGTTGGGTCGGTCGTCGGCGGTCTCGTTGGACGCTCTGAGTCCTCAGGTGCGGCGTCGGTTGTTCCGTGAGACAGCGTCGGGTCTGGAGCCGGTGGCGTTGTGGTTGAACACCGACGGTGCACCGCGGGTGCCGCATGGGTGGCAGCATACGTTCGTTGGGGCGAATGCGCGGGTGGCTCGTGCGGGTTTGGTGGGGTTGACCGCGACGGCGCACATGTTGCGGCATTCGTTTGCATTGCGGTGGTTTTCGGTGGGGCGGCTGTTGTATGAGAAGCGATTCGCCCATCTTGACCTCGAGGAGATGCGCGACTTTCGTGCCCAGTTCGGCGATACCTGGTTTTTCGTGATGACGCTGTTGGGGCATCGCAGCGTGGCTACGACGATGAACGTCTATCTGGAGCCGTTTCGGGATCTCGATGTGGAGTTGCTGATCGCGCACGCTCATGGTGCGGCGATGTCAGGGTTATTGGCGGAGATGTTTGCCGCGCATCCATTGGTGCGCACCGACCCGGTGGGGGCTTCGCAGAGATGA